Proteins found in one Arachis stenosperma cultivar V10309 chromosome 8, arast.V10309.gnm1.PFL2, whole genome shotgun sequence genomic segment:
- the LOC130946630 gene encoding defensin Ec-AMP-D2-like, translating to MERTRFGLFFFLLFLLASQMVVQSEGRHCESKSHRFKGMCVHERNCASVCNLEGFSGEKCRGFRRRCFCTRHC from the exons ATGGAGAGGACACGATTTgggcttttcttcttccttctctttctccttgcTTCTC AGATGGTGGTGCAAAGCGAGGGAAGGCACTGCGAGTCAAAGAGCCACCGGTTTAAAGGAATGTGCGTTCACGAACGCAACTGTGCTTCGGTTTGTAACTTAGAAGGTTTCTCCGGCGAAAAGTGCCGCGGCTTCCGTCGACGCTGCTTCTGCACCAGGCATTGCTAA